A window from Phalacrocorax aristotelis chromosome 5, bGulAri2.1, whole genome shotgun sequence encodes these proteins:
- the NRIP3 gene encoding nuclear receptor-interacting protein 3 isoform X1, which yields MCPTPPLLSSVAGVPAGLQTSPGSGYKVQAIEHLPGTISQRGASLRSKLHAGGKMFYSGILTEPSRKEVEIREAASLRQQRRMKQAVQFIHKDSADLLPLDGLKKLGTSKDTQPHNILQKRLMETNLSKIRSSRGSWTPKSDISAQTNKLNPTKLASSGKTEHEELIVVSCQCAGKELKAVVDTGLQHNLMSSACLDRLGLKEHLKALPGEDKAVSLPHKVRAIGQIECLALTVGAVPVECAALVVEDNEKPFSFGLQTLKSLKCVINMEKHHLVLGETDREEIPFVGSDSAAAGEHSLEA from the exons ATGTGCCCAACCCCTCCTTTACTCAGCAGCGTCGCTGGAGTACCTGCTGGTCTCCAAACGTCACCAGGCTCTGGTTATAAAGTGCAGGCAATAGAGCATCTCCCCGGCACCATCTCCCAGAGAGGCGCGTCTTTGAGAAGCAAGCTGCACGCGGGTGGAAAGATGTTTTATTCAGGTATCCTGACAGAGCCGAGTAGAAAAGAAGTGGAGATAAGGGAAGCAGCATCCCTTCGCCAGCAGAGGAGGATGAAGCAGGCAGTTCAGTTTATTCACAAGGATTCTGCAGATCTCCTCCCTCTGGATGGGCTGAAGAAGCTGGGTACTTCAAAAGATACT caacCACATAATATCCTGCAGAAGCGCCTGATGGAGACAAATTTATCAAAAATACGAAGCAGCCGAGGCAGCTGGACTCCAAAGAGTGATATCTCAGCGCAGACCAACAAGCTGAATCCAACCAAACTGGCCAGCTCAGGGAAAACAGAGCATGAGGAGCTCATAGTGGTGAGCTGCCAG TGTGCAGGGAAGGAGCTGAAGGCTGTGGTGGACACTGGCTTGCAACACAACCTCATGTCGTCTGCCTGCTTGGACAGGCTAGG GTTAAAGGAGCATCTTAAAGCACTCCCTGGCGAAGACAAGGCGGTTTCATTGCCGCACAAGGTGAGAGCGATCGGCCAGATCGAGTGCCTTGCCCTCACAGTGGGAGCGGTCCCTGTGGAGTGTGCTGCCCTCGTCGTGG AAGACAATGAGAAACCCTTCTCCTTTGGGCTGCAGACACTGAAATCTCTGAAG TGTGTCATAAACATGGAGAAGCACCATCTCGTTCTGGGGGAGACAGACAGGGAAGAAATCCCGTTTGTGGGCAGTGACAGTGCTGCGGCAGGAGAGCA CAGTTTGGAGGCATAA
- the NRIP3 gene encoding nuclear receptor-interacting protein 3 isoform X2: MCPTPPLLSSVAGVPAGLQTSPGSGYKVQAIEHLPGTISQRGASLRSKLHAGGKMFYSGILTEPSRKEVEIREAASLRQQRRMKQAVQFIHKDSADLLPLDGLKKLGTSKDTQPHNILQKRLMETNLSKIRSSRGSWTPKSDISAQTNKLNPTKLASSGKTEHEELIVVSCQCAGKELKAVVDTGLQHNLMSSACLDRLGLKEHLKALPGEDKAVSLPHKVRAIGQIECLALTVGAVPVECAALVVEDNEKPFSFGLQTLKSLKCVINMEKHHLVLGETDREEIPFVGSDSAAAGEHLEA, translated from the exons ATGTGCCCAACCCCTCCTTTACTCAGCAGCGTCGCTGGAGTACCTGCTGGTCTCCAAACGTCACCAGGCTCTGGTTATAAAGTGCAGGCAATAGAGCATCTCCCCGGCACCATCTCCCAGAGAGGCGCGTCTTTGAGAAGCAAGCTGCACGCGGGTGGAAAGATGTTTTATTCAGGTATCCTGACAGAGCCGAGTAGAAAAGAAGTGGAGATAAGGGAAGCAGCATCCCTTCGCCAGCAGAGGAGGATGAAGCAGGCAGTTCAGTTTATTCACAAGGATTCTGCAGATCTCCTCCCTCTGGATGGGCTGAAGAAGCTGGGTACTTCAAAAGATACT caacCACATAATATCCTGCAGAAGCGCCTGATGGAGACAAATTTATCAAAAATACGAAGCAGCCGAGGCAGCTGGACTCCAAAGAGTGATATCTCAGCGCAGACCAACAAGCTGAATCCAACCAAACTGGCCAGCTCAGGGAAAACAGAGCATGAGGAGCTCATAGTGGTGAGCTGCCAG TGTGCAGGGAAGGAGCTGAAGGCTGTGGTGGACACTGGCTTGCAACACAACCTCATGTCGTCTGCCTGCTTGGACAGGCTAGG GTTAAAGGAGCATCTTAAAGCACTCCCTGGCGAAGACAAGGCGGTTTCATTGCCGCACAAGGTGAGAGCGATCGGCCAGATCGAGTGCCTTGCCCTCACAGTGGGAGCGGTCCCTGTGGAGTGTGCTGCCCTCGTCGTGG AAGACAATGAGAAACCCTTCTCCTTTGGGCTGCAGACACTGAAATCTCTGAAG TGTGTCATAAACATGGAGAAGCACCATCTCGTTCTGGGGGAGACAGACAGGGAAGAAATCCCGTTTGTGGGCAGTGACAGTGCTGCGGCAGGAGAGCA TTTGGAGGCATAA